From a region of the Gordonia sp. PP30 genome:
- a CDS encoding carboxylesterase/lipase family protein, which yields MSADAVTVETTFGPVRGSRDADVDVWRGIPFAAPPVGPLRWRRARDPQPWTQPRDATGFGPVCPQPTMPVIDLGPGTTSDEDCLYLNIWSPAGAAAEGERRPVLVWLHGGAYICGSGSQPLYDGTALVRASLDEELPAVVVTLNYRMGALGFAHFGDLTGAEAAFDANCGLSDVVQALRWVRANIERFGGDPDRVTVFGESAGGGLVTTLLAVPAAEGLFARAIAQSSPATSIYDHERGVRHTELLLSELHAPEGATAEQLRGLPVAALVTASTRVFNDVPIRYPGTIAYAPVVDGDLVPRDPVEAIQAGDAHDVPLMIGTNRDETSLFKWMKAPLMPVTQEQVGAMFDLIAQEQPELAIPPEDQVSGAYRGRSSAKSMGISRDLAFRMPALWIAEAHSRRAPVHLYRYDWATPLFRVLGIGATHATELPYVWGNPASTKLDISYRLGGRKTGAKVRRRMQQRWLGFAAGGDPVADSPALWQPYTTDGQHSLLIGAEDTAVTELDRNLLRAWGSDVLSFR from the coding sequence GTGAGTGCAGACGCAGTGACCGTCGAGACCACCTTCGGCCCGGTGCGCGGATCCCGCGACGCCGATGTGGACGTCTGGCGCGGAATTCCGTTCGCGGCACCGCCGGTCGGCCCGCTGCGCTGGCGCCGCGCTCGCGACCCGCAGCCGTGGACTCAGCCGCGCGATGCCACCGGCTTCGGGCCGGTCTGTCCGCAGCCGACCATGCCGGTGATCGACCTCGGGCCGGGCACCACGAGCGACGAGGACTGCCTCTACCTGAACATCTGGTCGCCCGCGGGCGCCGCCGCCGAAGGCGAGCGCCGCCCGGTGCTCGTATGGCTGCACGGCGGGGCGTACATCTGCGGCTCCGGGAGTCAGCCCCTGTACGACGGCACCGCGCTGGTCCGGGCCTCGCTCGACGAGGAACTGCCCGCCGTCGTCGTCACCCTCAACTACCGGATGGGCGCGCTCGGCTTCGCGCACTTCGGCGATCTCACCGGGGCCGAGGCCGCGTTCGACGCCAACTGCGGCCTGTCGGACGTGGTGCAGGCCCTGCGCTGGGTGCGGGCGAACATCGAGCGCTTCGGCGGCGACCCGGACCGCGTCACGGTCTTCGGCGAGTCGGCCGGCGGCGGCCTGGTCACCACGCTGCTCGCCGTCCCCGCCGCGGAGGGCCTGTTCGCCCGCGCGATCGCCCAGAGCTCCCCGGCGACCAGCATCTACGACCACGAGCGCGGGGTCCGCCACACCGAACTCCTGCTCTCCGAATTGCACGCGCCGGAAGGCGCCACCGCGGAGCAACTGCGGGGCCTGCCGGTGGCCGCGCTGGTCACGGCCAGCACCCGCGTCTTCAACGACGTTCCGATCCGCTACCCGGGCACCATCGCCTACGCGCCGGTGGTCGACGGCGATCTGGTGCCGCGCGATCCGGTGGAGGCGATCCAGGCGGGCGACGCGCACGACGTGCCGCTGATGATCGGCACCAACCGCGACGAGACGTCGCTCTTCAAATGGATGAAGGCGCCGCTGATGCCGGTCACGCAGGAGCAGGTCGGCGCCATGTTCGACCTGATCGCGCAGGAGCAGCCCGAGCTCGCCATCCCGCCCGAGGACCAGGTCTCCGGTGCGTACCGCGGCCGCAGTTCGGCCAAGTCCATGGGCATCTCCCGCGACCTCGCGTTCCGGATGCCCGCGCTCTGGATCGCCGAAGCGCACAGCCGCCGCGCCCCGGTCCACCTCTACCGGTACGACTGGGCGACTCCGCTGTTCCGGGTCCTCGGGATCGGCGCCACCCACGCCACCGAGCTGCCGTACGTGTGGGGCAACCCGGCATCGACCAAGCTCGACATCAGCTATCGGCTCGGCGGCCGCAAGACCGGCGCCAAAGTGCGCCGGCGGATGCAGCAGCGCTGGCTCGGCTTCGCCGCCGGCGGTGATCCCGTCGCCGACTCCCCGGCGCTCTGGCAGCCGTACACCACCGACGGTCAGCATTCCCTCCTGATCGGCGCCGAGGACACCGCGGTGACCGAGCTGGACCGGAACCTGTTGCGTGCCTGGGGTTCCGACGTGCTGAGCTTCCGGTGA